A genome region from Arthrobacter sp. SLBN-100 includes the following:
- a CDS encoding AI-2E family transporter: protein MTDKTDESSAAPENPRSPEPSAAVPPVAAAAHRRGSAAAALGLVVRRLRQPLPGAQPRLRFEMPPEYSQHEESTEDPDGVSRPQFGDPGPRMSPQHPLYLGFMGTVGVGVALLVYWVGSHTTQLLLWIVAALFIALGLEPVVGWLESRRIPRPAGILVSVSVLVAAVVGFFATLIPTIVEQVTEIVEQAPIWVRDFMNSDLFRTLDDQFGVRDRIAEEVNKFVNDPEAMGGIAGGVVGFGSTVANGLFGALIVLVLSLYFLAALPAMKKWGYRLAPRSRRHRVEALSEEITKSVGNYVIGQACVAILNATFAFIVMSVVGVPFALLLAFVVALLAFIPLVGAMIAGVVVVLIALTVGWQTATVYGICYFAYLQFEAYFISPRIMQKAVAVPGAVAVISVIAGGSLLGVLGALIAIPTAAAILLLIKEIYIVRQDKH from the coding sequence GTGACTGACAAGACGGACGAGTCCTCCGCGGCACCCGAGAATCCTCGAAGCCCGGAGCCTTCGGCAGCCGTTCCGCCGGTAGCCGCGGCAGCCCACCGGAGAGGTTCCGCAGCAGCTGCCCTCGGACTGGTAGTCCGCCGCCTTCGGCAGCCGCTGCCCGGGGCCCAGCCAAGGCTCCGGTTCGAAATGCCGCCGGAGTACTCACAGCACGAAGAGTCCACCGAGGATCCCGACGGCGTGAGCCGCCCCCAGTTCGGTGACCCCGGCCCCCGCATGTCCCCCCAGCATCCGCTCTACCTGGGCTTTATGGGCACTGTCGGCGTAGGGGTCGCACTGCTGGTCTATTGGGTCGGGTCGCACACCACGCAACTGCTCCTGTGGATCGTCGCGGCGCTCTTCATTGCCCTGGGCCTTGAACCGGTGGTCGGGTGGCTGGAAAGCCGCAGGATTCCACGTCCGGCCGGCATCCTGGTGTCCGTCAGCGTGCTCGTGGCTGCCGTCGTCGGTTTTTTTGCCACCCTGATCCCCACCATCGTGGAACAGGTCACCGAGATCGTGGAGCAGGCACCCATCTGGGTCCGGGACTTTATGAACTCGGACCTGTTCCGTACGCTGGATGACCAGTTCGGAGTCCGCGACCGGATCGCCGAAGAAGTCAACAAGTTCGTCAACGACCCCGAGGCCATGGGCGGAATCGCCGGCGGCGTGGTGGGATTCGGATCCACGGTAGCCAACGGATTATTCGGGGCCCTGATTGTCCTGGTGCTCAGCCTGTACTTCCTGGCAGCGCTGCCGGCGATGAAGAAGTGGGGCTACCGGCTTGCTCCGCGCTCGCGCCGCCATCGGGTGGAGGCATTGTCCGAGGAAATCACCAAATCAGTGGGCAACTACGTCATCGGACAGGCCTGCGTTGCCATCCTGAATGCCACGTTCGCCTTTATCGTGATGTCCGTCGTGGGGGTCCCGTTCGCCCTGCTGCTGGCGTTTGTGGTGGCACTGCTTGCCTTTATCCCGCTGGTGGGGGCCATGATCGCCGGCGTGGTGGTGGTCCTCATTGCCCTCACCGTGGGCTGGCAGACCGCCACGGTCTACGGCATCTGCTACTTCGCCTACCTGCAGTTCGAGGCGTACTTCATCTCGCCGCGCATCATGCAGAAGGCCGTGGCCGTACCGGGAGCGGTGGCCGTCATCTCCGTCATCGCAGGCGGCAGCCTGCTGGGTGTCCTGGGCGCCCTGATCGCTATTCCCACCGCGGCCGCCATTTTGCTGCTGATCAAGGAAATCTACATCGTCCGGCAGGACAAGCACTGA
- a CDS encoding tetratricopeptide repeat protein yields the protein MSSPASRPVPPAAASLLNLRGAVDLSSLKQRPAPSGPSAPPTGSGGGQPGSAPGAPELKVNVTEANFQQLVELSAQVPVVFALWASYSPESAGMLDVLEQVVDSYGGRLVLGAADIEAFPQLAQAFQVQAVPTAVAVLKGQPVPLFQGGADEQQVRSLFDELLKVAAANGVTGSLGGGAGAEAEPPPPPPLHQAAFDAIEAGDYAAAADAYRQALNDMPSDHEAKAGLAQVELMLRLQPLTAQDSEALRARAADEPDNLETQLAVADLDIAGGHVEDALNRLVSFIGRNFGPERETARVRLLELFEVVGASDERVAKARQALARVLF from the coding sequence ATGAGTTCGCCAGCTTCCCGCCCAGTCCCTCCTGCCGCTGCCAGCCTGCTTAACCTGCGCGGCGCCGTCGACCTTTCCTCACTGAAGCAGCGCCCGGCCCCGTCTGGCCCGTCCGCCCCGCCGACCGGATCCGGCGGCGGACAGCCCGGCTCGGCTCCCGGCGCTCCGGAACTGAAGGTCAACGTCACTGAGGCCAATTTCCAGCAACTGGTGGAGCTCTCAGCCCAGGTGCCCGTGGTTTTTGCCCTCTGGGCTTCCTACTCGCCCGAGTCGGCCGGGATGCTGGACGTCCTTGAGCAGGTGGTGGACAGCTACGGCGGGCGGCTGGTCCTCGGTGCTGCCGATATCGAAGCGTTCCCGCAGCTGGCCCAGGCCTTCCAGGTGCAGGCTGTCCCCACCGCCGTTGCCGTGCTGAAGGGGCAGCCGGTCCCGCTGTTCCAGGGCGGTGCGGACGAACAGCAGGTACGCAGCCTCTTTGACGAACTGTTGAAAGTGGCGGCGGCAAATGGTGTGACGGGCAGCCTGGGCGGGGGAGCCGGCGCCGAGGCGGAGCCCCCGCCGCCGCCGCCGTTGCACCAGGCCGCCTTTGACGCCATCGAAGCAGGCGACTACGCGGCCGCGGCGGATGCCTACCGCCAGGCGCTGAACGACATGCCGTCCGACCACGAGGCTAAGGCCGGGCTGGCCCAGGTGGAGCTGATGCTGCGCCTCCAGCCGTTGACGGCCCAGGACAGCGAAGCCCTCCGCGCACGGGCAGCCGATGAACCGGACAACCTGGAGACCCAGCTTGCCGTTGCCGACCTCGACATTGCCGGTGGGCATGTGGAGGATGCGCTGAACCGGCTGGTCAGCTTCATCGGGAGGAACTTCGGACCGGAGCGGGAGACCGCCCGCGTGCGCCTGCTGGAGCTGTTCGAGGTGGTAGGGGCCTCAGACGAGCGCGTGGCCAAGGCACGGCAGGCCCTGGCCCGGGTGTTGTTCTAG
- a CDS encoding cold-shock protein, translating to MAQGTVKWFNAEKGFGFITPDDSDGDVFVHYSEIQTGGFKTLDENQRVQFEIGQGAKGPQATGVTLV from the coding sequence ATGGCACAGGGAACCGTCAAGTGGTTCAACGCTGAAAAGGGCTTCGGCTTCATTACCCCGGATGACTCCGACGGTGATGTCTTCGTTCACTACTCCGAGATCCAGACCGGCGGCTTCAAGACTCTCGACGAGAACCAGCGCGTTCAGTTCGAGATCGGCCAGGGCGCCAAGGGTCCCCAGGCAACGGGCGTTACGCTGGTTTAG
- a CDS encoding ATP/GTP-binding protein, with translation MPRSNRPRRPVSGKAGAASGRAGGRKANGDVPELDLERARAGIARRESAPDGEWMVRTMTAKNAEKTYICPECSTAVVPGVAHLVVWKDDHLFGAAAGLAERRHWHTNCWMTRSYRYR, from the coding sequence ATGCCGCGTTCCAACCGACCCCGCCGTCCAGTGTCCGGAAAAGCCGGGGCGGCTTCCGGCCGGGCGGGCGGAAGAAAAGCGAACGGGGACGTTCCCGAACTGGACCTGGAACGGGCCCGGGCCGGCATCGCCCGGCGGGAAAGTGCGCCGGACGGCGAATGGATGGTCCGCACCATGACCGCCAAAAACGCCGAGAAGACCTACATCTGCCCGGAGTGCTCCACTGCCGTGGTGCCCGGGGTCGCGCATCTGGTGGTTTGGAAGGACGACCACCTCTTCGGGGCGGCAGCCGGCCTGGCGGAGCGGCGCCACTGGCACACCAACTGCTGGATGACCCGCAGTTACCGGTACCGTTAG
- the nucS gene encoding endonuclease NucS, with product MRLVIARCSVDYVGRLKAHLPLATRLLLVKADGSVLVHSDGGSYKPLNWMSPPATLRVSSPEDVDLELGVVEQWTVQSAKTDDRLIINLHEKLSESSHDLGVDPGLIKDGVEADLQRLLAEQIETLGEGYSLIRREYFTAIGPVDILARDADGATVAIELKRRGDIDGVEQLTRYLELLNRDPLLAPVRGIFAAQQIKPQAKVLARDRGIDCITLDYDAMRGVDDIESRLF from the coding sequence GTGCGACTTGTCATAGCCCGATGCTCCGTTGATTACGTTGGCCGGCTCAAAGCCCATCTTCCCCTTGCCACCAGGCTCCTGCTGGTCAAGGCCGACGGCTCCGTCCTGGTCCATTCGGACGGCGGCTCCTACAAGCCGCTGAACTGGATGAGCCCGCCGGCCACCCTGCGCGTCTCGTCCCCCGAGGACGTGGACCTTGAACTGGGAGTCGTTGAGCAGTGGACCGTGCAGTCTGCCAAGACAGATGACCGCCTCATCATCAACCTCCACGAGAAACTCAGTGAGTCATCGCATGACCTGGGCGTAGACCCCGGCCTCATCAAGGACGGCGTGGAGGCGGACCTGCAGCGGCTCCTGGCGGAGCAGATCGAAACGCTGGGCGAAGGCTATTCCCTGATCCGCCGTGAGTACTTCACGGCGATCGGGCCGGTGGACATCTTGGCCAGGGACGCGGACGGCGCCACAGTGGCCATCGAACTCAAGCGGCGCGGCGACATTGACGGCGTGGAGCAGCTCACACGCTACCTTGAACTGCTGAACCGCGATCCCCTGCTGGCGCCGGTCCGCGGGATCTTCGCTGCCCAGCAGATCAAGCCGCAGGCAAAGGTCCTGGCGAGGGACCGCGGAATTGACTGCATAACCCTCGACTACGACGCGATGCGCGGTGTGGACGACATTGAGTCGAGGCTTTTCTGA
- a CDS encoding NADH:flavin oxidoreductase/NADH oxidase, translating into MSALFEPLKLRSLELQHRGWVSPMCQYSCDPDDAPGVPHDWHLMHLGSFAAGGAALILTEAAAVNAEGRISPRDAGLYNDAQAEAWQRITSFVHRYGAADAKIGAQLAHAGRKASTYWPFSGQQGSVPESGGGWTTVGPSPSAFDGYALPSEMTEEQIRGVINDFAAAAVRAVEAGFDTLEIHGAHGYLLHQFQSPLINARTDTWGGDEESRNRLMLAVVDAVRDVIPDSMPLLLRISASDWAEGGVDLAASVRLARQAAAHGVDLVDVSSGGAVAHQQIKAGPGYQTGFSAAVRSEAGVPTGTVGLLTSAGQAEHAVATGQADGVFIARAALRDPHWWLRAAFELGHDIRWAPQYERAVPRRTF; encoded by the coding sequence GTGTCCGCACTGTTTGAGCCGCTCAAGCTCCGTTCGCTGGAGCTCCAGCACCGCGGCTGGGTATCGCCCATGTGCCAGTACAGCTGCGATCCCGACGACGCGCCGGGAGTTCCGCACGACTGGCACCTGATGCACCTGGGCTCCTTCGCCGCCGGCGGCGCGGCGCTGATCCTCACCGAGGCGGCGGCTGTTAACGCCGAAGGCCGGATCAGTCCCCGGGACGCCGGCCTGTACAACGACGCCCAGGCGGAGGCCTGGCAGCGGATCACCTCCTTCGTGCACCGCTACGGGGCGGCGGACGCAAAAATCGGTGCCCAGCTGGCCCATGCCGGCCGGAAGGCCTCCACGTACTGGCCTTTCTCCGGCCAGCAGGGCAGTGTCCCGGAGTCCGGCGGCGGCTGGACCACCGTGGGACCGTCGCCGTCTGCTTTCGACGGCTATGCCTTGCCGTCTGAAATGACGGAGGAACAGATCAGGGGAGTCATCAACGACTTCGCCGCGGCTGCAGTCCGTGCCGTTGAAGCCGGGTTCGACACCTTGGAGATCCACGGGGCGCACGGCTACCTGCTGCACCAGTTCCAGAGCCCGCTGATCAATGCGCGGACTGACACTTGGGGCGGAGACGAAGAAAGCCGGAACAGGCTCATGCTTGCGGTGGTGGATGCGGTGCGGGATGTTATTCCTGATTCGATGCCCCTGCTGCTGAGGATCTCGGCGAGCGACTGGGCCGAAGGCGGAGTGGACCTGGCAGCCTCCGTGCGCCTGGCCCGGCAGGCGGCTGCCCATGGTGTGGACCTCGTCGACGTCTCCAGCGGCGGAGCCGTGGCCCATCAGCAGATCAAGGCCGGTCCCGGCTACCAGACGGGGTTCTCCGCCGCTGTCCGCAGCGAGGCCGGAGTGCCCACGGGTACTGTGGGCCTGCTGACCTCCGCCGGCCAGGCCGAGCACGCGGTCGCCACAGGGCAGGCCGACGGCGTTTTCATCGCCCGGGCTGCCTTGCGGGACCCGCACTGGTGGCTGCGCGCAGCGTTTGAATTGGGCCACGACATCAGGTGGGCGCCGCAGTACGAGCGCGCGGTACCGCGCCGGACTTTCTGA
- a CDS encoding ABC transporter ATP-binding protein encodes MTAQHPDPVQHPDPVQPARPVAALSIRGLAKRFGRKIAVDGISLDVPAGSFFGIVGPNGAGKTTTLSMATGLLRPDFGTAVVHGVDVWSRPLEAKRLMGILPDGVRLFDRLTGEQLVTYAGLLRGMDKDVVASRVGELLAALDLAQDAGTLVVDYSAGMTKKIALASALIHAPRLLVLDEPFEAVDPVSAANIRSILDGYVASGGTVIVSSHVMDLVQRMCDHVAVVAAGRLLAAGTVDEVRAGASLEDRFVQLVGGRSHTEGLEWLRIF; translated from the coding sequence ATGACTGCCCAGCACCCTGATCCGGTCCAACACCCTGATCCGGTCCAGCCGGCCCGTCCCGTAGCAGCGCTATCCATCCGCGGGCTGGCCAAGCGCTTTGGCCGGAAGATCGCAGTGGACGGCATCAGCCTGGACGTGCCGGCCGGTTCCTTCTTCGGGATCGTGGGCCCGAATGGTGCCGGCAAGACCACCACGTTGTCGATGGCCACCGGGCTCCTGCGCCCTGACTTCGGCACGGCAGTTGTCCACGGGGTTGACGTCTGGTCCCGGCCGCTGGAGGCCAAGCGGTTGATGGGCATCCTGCCCGACGGCGTGCGGCTGTTCGACCGGCTTACTGGCGAGCAACTGGTCACGTACGCCGGACTGCTGCGTGGCATGGACAAGGACGTGGTGGCCAGCCGCGTGGGGGAACTGCTGGCAGCCCTGGACCTGGCCCAGGACGCGGGCACCCTGGTGGTGGACTACTCCGCCGGCATGACCAAAAAGATCGCCCTCGCCTCAGCGCTGATCCATGCGCCGCGGCTGCTGGTGCTGGACGAACCCTTCGAGGCGGTGGACCCGGTTTCTGCCGCCAATATCCGCTCCATCCTGGACGGCTACGTGGCCTCCGGCGGAACGGTGATCGTCTCGAGCCATGTCATGGACCTGGTGCAGCGCATGTGCGACCACGTTGCCGTGGTGGCGGCCGGCCGGCTGCTGGCAGCGGGGACCGTGGACGAGGTGCGCGCCGGAGCCTCCCTCGAGGACCGTTTCGTCCAGCTGGTAGGCGGCCGCAGCCACACGGAAGGGTTGGAATGGTTGCGCATCTTCTAA
- a CDS encoding alpha/beta hydrolase — translation MTFDPASYEYSHSTGPTPIRASTVLPATRANVEMTTADGHTLVGELALPESGPVNATLITLHPLPTHGGFMDSHVYRKASYRLPALAGIAVLRFNTRGTESPRGTSTGAFEEGIGEQHDVEAAVRFAVERGLPNRWLVGWSFGTELALMYGAVEPVASEIEGAILLSPPLHRAKDSHLQQWAQSGKPLKVLVPEHDDYLQPAEAAQRFSLVPQARVVGVKGAKHLWVGEKYAGRVLNEIVHEVTGAGSVGTSLPQEWDGPVANAPA, via the coding sequence ATGACTTTTGATCCGGCCTCGTACGAATACAGCCACTCCACCGGCCCCACTCCCATCCGTGCCTCCACTGTCCTGCCGGCCACCCGCGCCAACGTGGAGATGACGACGGCAGACGGGCATACCCTGGTGGGCGAACTGGCGCTTCCTGAGTCCGGACCGGTAAACGCCACCCTGATTACCCTGCATCCGCTGCCTACCCATGGCGGTTTTATGGATTCGCATGTTTACCGCAAGGCCTCCTACCGGCTGCCGGCCTTGGCCGGAATCGCGGTGCTCCGGTTCAACACGCGCGGCACGGAATCCCCTCGCGGCACGAGTACCGGAGCTTTTGAGGAGGGCATCGGGGAGCAGCATGACGTGGAGGCGGCCGTCCGCTTCGCCGTCGAACGCGGGTTGCCCAACCGGTGGCTGGTGGGCTGGTCCTTCGGTACCGAGCTTGCCCTGATGTATGGGGCTGTTGAACCCGTGGCGTCTGAGATCGAGGGCGCCATCCTGCTCTCGCCGCCGCTGCACCGGGCCAAGGACTCCCACCTCCAGCAGTGGGCGCAGTCCGGCAAGCCGCTCAAGGTGCTGGTGCCCGAGCACGATGACTACCTTCAGCCTGCGGAAGCAGCGCAGCGCTTCAGTCTGGTGCCGCAAGCCCGCGTGGTGGGAGTCAAGGGTGCCAAGCACCTGTGGGTGGGGGAGAAGTACGCCGGGCGGGTGCTGAACGAGATCGTCCATGAGGTCACGGGCGCGGGCTCCGTGGGAACCAGCCTTCCGCAGGAATGGGACGGGCCGGTGGCCAACGCGCCGGCCTAG